One Mycolicibacterium pulveris genomic region harbors:
- a CDS encoding FAD-dependent oxidoreductase: MTGPTPRKPVILTVDDDPAVSRAVARDLRRHYGEAFRIVRAESPHDALETLNELKLRGETVAVFVADYRMPQMSGIEFLEEAMDIFPMARRVLLTAYADTTAAIDAINVVDLDHYLLKPWDPPAEKLYPVIDALIEAWRETGDRAIPHTKIIGHPYNARSSEVREFLARNRMYYTWLRADEPKGRRLLDAAGLDDLTLPVVITEQGQTLVAPSDAELAATLGLSTTPAEDFYDLVVIGGGPAGLAAAVYGASEGLKTVLIERTATGGQAGQSSRIENYLGFPDGLSGAQLAERARRQAEKFEAELITAAEVLRLEVDGSARTIHLSDGRAIGTRAVILAMGVEYRQLDADGCAGLTGAGVYYGAATSVATDCGGEEIFVVGGANSAGQAAMYLSRSAKRVTIVCRRTLEDSMSYYLIQQIRAQNNIRELPYTRVHAVKGGDHLERICLENLRTGEQEEHSCERMFVLIGAEPRTDWVEQAGIARDDHGFILAGPDLRDVAGWTLDRPPHQLETSVPGVFVAGDVRSQSAKRVAAAVGEGSMAVMLVHRYLAEA; encoded by the coding sequence ATGACAGGCCCCACACCCCGCAAGCCCGTAATCCTCACCGTCGACGACGATCCAGCAGTGTCTCGGGCTGTCGCCCGCGACCTGCGGCGCCACTACGGAGAGGCCTTCCGCATCGTCCGCGCCGAATCGCCGCACGACGCGCTCGAGACGCTCAACGAGCTCAAATTGCGCGGTGAGACCGTCGCGGTGTTCGTCGCCGACTACCGGATGCCGCAGATGAGCGGCATCGAGTTCCTCGAAGAGGCGATGGACATCTTTCCGATGGCGCGCCGGGTGCTGCTGACCGCGTACGCCGACACCACCGCCGCGATCGACGCGATCAACGTCGTCGACCTGGACCACTACCTGCTCAAACCGTGGGACCCGCCCGCCGAGAAGCTCTACCCCGTGATCGACGCTCTCATCGAGGCCTGGCGCGAAACCGGGGACCGGGCGATCCCCCACACCAAGATCATCGGTCACCCCTACAACGCCCGCTCCTCGGAGGTGCGTGAGTTCCTGGCCCGCAACCGGATGTACTACACGTGGCTGCGTGCGGACGAGCCCAAGGGCCGTCGACTGCTCGACGCCGCCGGGCTGGACGATCTGACCCTCCCGGTCGTGATCACCGAACAGGGCCAGACGCTGGTCGCCCCGTCCGACGCCGAGCTCGCCGCCACGCTCGGCCTGTCCACCACCCCGGCCGAGGATTTCTACGATCTCGTCGTCATCGGCGGCGGCCCCGCCGGGCTGGCCGCGGCGGTGTACGGCGCGTCCGAGGGGCTCAAGACGGTGCTGATCGAACGCACCGCCACCGGCGGCCAGGCCGGGCAAAGCTCACGCATCGAGAACTACCTGGGCTTCCCGGACGGGTTGTCGGGCGCTCAGCTCGCCGAACGGGCGCGCAGGCAGGCCGAGAAGTTCGAAGCCGAGTTGATCACCGCCGCCGAGGTCCTCCGCCTCGAGGTCGACGGGTCCGCCCGCACGATTCACCTCTCCGACGGACGGGCGATCGGCACGCGGGCGGTGATCCTGGCCATGGGCGTCGAGTACCGCCAGCTCGACGCCGACGGCTGCGCCGGGTTGACCGGCGCGGGCGTCTATTACGGGGCGGCCACCTCCGTCGCCACCGACTGCGGCGGCGAGGAGATCTTCGTCGTCGGCGGGGCGAACTCCGCCGGGCAGGCCGCAATGTATCTGTCGCGCAGCGCGAAACGGGTGACCATCGTGTGCCGTCGCACGCTCGAGGATTCGATGTCCTACTACCTGATCCAGCAGATCCGCGCGCAGAACAACATCAGGGAACTGCCCTACACCAGGGTGCACGCCGTCAAAGGCGGCGACCATCTGGAACGCATCTGCCTGGAGAACCTCCGCACCGGTGAACAAGAGGAACACAGCTGCGAGCGGATGTTCGTCCTGATCGGCGCCGAACCGCGCACCGACTGGGTCGAACAGGCAGGCATCGCCCGCGACGACCACGGGTTCATCCTGGCCGGACCCGATCTGCGTGACGTCGCCGGTTGGACGCTCGACCGGCCGCCGCACCAGCTGGAAACAAGCGTGCCGGGGGTATTTGTTGCAGGGGACGTGCGCTCTCAGTCCGCCAAACGGGTGGCCGCCGCCGTCGGCGAAGGATCGATGGCCGTGATGTTGGTGCACCGCTACCTCGCGGAAGCGTAG
- a CDS encoding ATP-binding protein produces the protein MGDAEIRCMPDELRTLFLFEALDDRQLQVLCDNGHIAVFEPGPICTEGDPATCFYVLLDGELVMSKRSGGVDIETNRTSQRGVYCGAWSAYVPGEEHVYEASVRVTKPSRFFVLDADAFAAFMQSEFPMAVHLLEGHRVGGRRQREIVGQREKLLALGTITAGLTHQLNNPAAAAARAVADLREGVGKMRHKLAMLADGKFTPEALRVLVSIQEEVAEQVAKSKAQELTALELSDREEQVGDWLESRGIVSAWDYAPTFVEAGLDIDWLGRVEASIDDVDCSATLQGAFGWLKYTIDAELRMNEIADASKRISALLAGAKQYSQMDRSEYQTANVHELIHSTIKTIFGDRIGKDKPVNLVWEKDTALPELHCYPGDLNEMWTNLIDNAIQAMGGEGTLTIRTARHNDDMVRVEVCDDGPGIPEEHIDRIFTPFFTTKAFGEGTGLGLDLARRVVVEKHHGDIRVESAPGDMRFIVLLPLVAPAPRE, from the coding sequence ATGGGCGACGCGGAAATCAGATGCATGCCCGACGAACTGAGGACGTTGTTCCTGTTCGAGGCCCTCGACGACCGGCAGCTGCAGGTGCTGTGCGACAACGGTCACATCGCCGTGTTCGAACCGGGTCCGATCTGCACCGAGGGCGACCCGGCCACCTGTTTCTACGTCCTGCTCGACGGCGAGTTGGTGATGTCGAAGCGGTCCGGGGGCGTCGACATCGAAACCAACCGCACCTCCCAGCGCGGCGTCTACTGCGGCGCCTGGTCGGCATACGTGCCCGGCGAGGAGCACGTCTATGAGGCATCGGTGCGGGTCACCAAACCGTCCCGGTTTTTCGTGCTCGACGCCGACGCGTTCGCCGCGTTCATGCAGAGCGAGTTCCCGATGGCGGTGCATCTGCTCGAAGGCCACCGGGTGGGCGGGCGGCGGCAGCGCGAGATCGTCGGGCAGCGCGAGAAGCTGTTGGCGCTGGGCACCATCACCGCCGGGCTGACCCACCAGCTCAACAACCCGGCCGCGGCCGCCGCACGCGCGGTTGCCGATCTGCGTGAAGGCGTCGGAAAGATGCGCCACAAGTTGGCGATGCTGGCCGACGGCAAGTTCACCCCCGAGGCGCTGCGGGTGCTGGTGAGCATTCAGGAGGAGGTGGCCGAGCAGGTCGCCAAGTCCAAGGCCCAGGAGCTCACCGCGCTGGAGCTTTCCGACCGCGAGGAGCAGGTCGGTGACTGGCTGGAGTCCCGCGGCATCGTCTCGGCCTGGGATTACGCGCCGACGTTCGTCGAGGCCGGGCTCGACATCGACTGGCTGGGCCGGGTCGAGGCCTCGATCGACGACGTGGACTGTTCGGCGACGTTGCAAGGCGCGTTCGGCTGGCTGAAGTACACGATCGACGCCGAGCTGCGGATGAACGAGATCGCCGACGCCAGCAAGCGGATCTCGGCGCTGCTGGCCGGCGCCAAGCAGTACTCGCAGATGGACCGCAGCGAGTACCAGACCGCCAACGTCCACGAGCTGATCCACAGCACGATCAAGACGATCTTCGGCGACAGGATCGGTAAGGACAAACCGGTCAATCTGGTGTGGGAGAAGGACACCGCTCTCCCCGAATTACATTGTTATCCAGGCGATCTGAACGAGATGTGGACCAACCTCATCGACAACGCCATCCAGGCGATGGGCGGGGAGGGCACCCTGACGATCCGCACCGCGCGGCACAACGACGACATGGTGCGCGTCGAGGTCTGCGACGACGGTCCGGGCATCCCCGAAGAACACATCGACAGGATCTTCACCCCGTTCTTCACCACCAAGGCCTTCGGTGAAGGCACCGGGCTGGGCCTGGACCTGGCGCGCCGCGTCGTCGTCGAAAAACACCACGGCGACATCCGGGTGGAGTCCGCGCCCGGCGACATGCGGTTCATCGTCCTGCTTCCGCTGGTGGCGCCCGCACCGCGGGAATAG
- a CDS encoding LLM class F420-dependent oxidoreductase, translating to MTKPELGRYGVFGLYWTWQKLSPDQLRAIEDLGYGAIWAGGSPPADLSWVEPLLEPTTNLKVATGIVNIWTAEAGPVSESFHRIERAYPGRFLLGIGVGHPEAHAEYQKPYDALNDYLDKLDEHGVPEDRRVVAALGPRVLKLSARRAAGPHPYLTTPEHTARARALLGPDAFIAPEHKAVLTTDAHEARATGRKALDIYLNLTNYRNNWKRLGFTDEDIAKPGSDRLVDAMVAYGTVDAIANRLKEHRDAGADHVPVQVLTGPDKLVDALTELAGPLGLR from the coding sequence ATGACGAAACCGGAGCTCGGCCGCTACGGGGTATTCGGTCTGTACTGGACGTGGCAGAAGCTCAGCCCGGATCAGCTGCGGGCGATCGAGGACCTCGGCTACGGCGCGATCTGGGCCGGCGGCTCCCCACCGGCGGACCTGTCGTGGGTCGAGCCGCTACTCGAGCCCACCACCAACCTCAAGGTGGCCACCGGCATCGTCAACATCTGGACCGCCGAGGCCGGCCCGGTCAGCGAGTCGTTCCACCGCATCGAGCGGGCCTATCCCGGTCGTTTCCTGCTGGGCATCGGTGTCGGCCATCCCGAGGCGCACGCCGAATACCAGAAGCCGTACGACGCGCTGAACGACTACCTCGACAAGCTCGACGAGCACGGCGTCCCCGAGGATCGCCGGGTCGTCGCCGCGCTGGGTCCGCGGGTACTGAAGCTGTCGGCGCGGCGCGCCGCGGGCCCGCATCCGTATCTGACGACGCCGGAACACACCGCGCGGGCGCGTGCGCTGCTCGGGCCCGACGCGTTCATCGCGCCCGAGCACAAGGCCGTGTTGACCACCGATGCCCACGAGGCACGGGCGACCGGCCGCAAGGCGCTGGACATCTACCTGAACCTGACGAACTACCGCAACAACTGGAAGCGCCTCGGGTTCACCGACGAAGACATCGCCAAGCCGGGCAGCGACCGCCTTGTCGACGCGATGGTGGCGTATGGCACCGTCGATGCCATCGCCAACCGGCTCAAAGAGCACCGCGACGCGGGCGCCGACCACGTGCCCGTGCAGGTACTCACCGGACCGGACAAGCTGGTGGACGCGCTCACCGAACTCGCAGGCCCGCTGGGCCTGCGGTGA
- a CDS encoding LLM class F420-dependent oxidoreductase — MTELKPELGRFGVWTFGVVKPEQAVEIEKLGYGAVWIGGSPAGDLNYVEPILERTENLQVATGVINVWTAPADEVAEAYHRVEDAYPGRFLLGIGIGHPEHTEEYRKPYDVMVEYLDRLDAAKVPTSRRVIAALGPRMLKLAAQRSAGAHPYLTTPQHTGEARNLLGPTVFLAPEHKVVLARDAEASRRIGREAVDFYLNLSNYRNNWKRLGFTDDDLAKPGSERFIDAVVAHGTPEDIAARLTEHLDAGADHVTIQVLGGWDNLLPTLAELAGPLGLKD; from the coding sequence ATGACTGAGCTCAAGCCCGAACTCGGCCGCTTCGGAGTCTGGACGTTCGGGGTGGTCAAACCCGAACAGGCCGTCGAAATCGAGAAGCTCGGGTACGGCGCCGTGTGGATCGGCGGGTCCCCGGCCGGTGACCTCAACTACGTCGAGCCCATCCTCGAACGCACCGAGAACCTTCAGGTCGCCACCGGCGTCATCAACGTCTGGACGGCGCCCGCCGACGAGGTCGCCGAGGCCTACCACCGCGTCGAAGACGCCTACCCGGGTCGGTTCCTGCTCGGCATCGGCATCGGGCATCCCGAGCACACCGAGGAGTACCGCAAGCCCTACGACGTGATGGTGGAGTACCTCGACCGTCTCGACGCGGCCAAAGTGCCGACCAGCCGGCGCGTGATCGCCGCGCTGGGCCCGCGGATGCTCAAGCTGGCCGCACAACGCAGTGCAGGCGCTCATCCCTACCTGACGACGCCGCAGCACACTGGGGAAGCGCGAAACCTGTTGGGCCCGACGGTGTTCCTGGCCCCCGAACACAAGGTGGTGCTGGCCAGGGACGCTGAGGCGTCGCGCCGGATCGGCCGCGAGGCCGTCGATTTCTATCTGAACCTGTCCAACTACCGCAACAACTGGAAGCGGCTCGGGTTCACCGACGACGACCTGGCCAAGCCTGGCAGCGAGCGGTTCATCGACGCGGTGGTCGCCCACGGCACCCCCGAAGACATCGCCGCACGCTTGACCGAGCATCTGGACGCCGGCGCCGACCACGTGACGATCCAGGTGCTCGGGGGCTGGGACAACCTGCTACCGACGCTTGCCGAACTGGCCGGCCCGCTCGGCCTGAAGGACTGA
- the rfbB gene encoding dTDP-glucose 4,6-dehydratase yields the protein MRLLITGGAGFIGANFVHSSVRVHPEDSLTVLDAMTYAGSRESLAAVENDIRLVQGDITDAELANKLVAESDAVVHFAAETHVDNALADPEPFLRANVIGTFTVLEAVRAHGVRLHHVSTDEVYGDLELGNARRFTESTPYNPSSPYSSTKAASDMLVRAWVRSYGVRATISNCSNNYGPYQHVEKFIPRQITNVLTGRRPKLYGSGTNVRDWIHVDDHNSAVRRILADGQIGRTYLIGAEEERDNLSVMRAILRLMDRDPDDFDHVADRAGHDLRYAIDPSALYDELGWAPKHTDFEDGLRATIDWYRDNETWWGPLKDATEAKYEGRGQ from the coding sequence ATGCGTTTGCTGATCACCGGCGGTGCCGGGTTCATCGGTGCCAACTTCGTGCACAGCAGCGTGCGGGTTCATCCCGAGGACTCGCTGACGGTGCTGGACGCGATGACCTACGCGGGCAGCCGCGAGTCGTTGGCGGCCGTCGAGAACGACATCCGGCTGGTACAGGGGGACATCACCGACGCGGAGCTGGCGAACAAGCTCGTCGCCGAGAGCGATGCCGTCGTGCACTTCGCCGCCGAAACGCACGTCGACAACGCGCTGGCCGACCCCGAACCCTTCCTGCGTGCCAACGTCATCGGCACGTTCACGGTGCTGGAGGCGGTCCGTGCGCACGGGGTGCGACTGCATCACGTGTCGACCGACGAGGTATACGGCGACCTGGAGCTGGGCAACGCGCGGCGGTTCACCGAATCGACGCCGTACAACCCGTCCAGCCCGTATTCCTCCACGAAGGCGGCCTCTGACATGCTGGTGCGGGCCTGGGTGCGCTCCTACGGTGTGCGCGCGACGATCTCGAACTGCTCCAACAACTACGGGCCCTATCAGCACGTGGAGAAGTTCATCCCGCGTCAGATCACCAACGTGCTGACCGGGCGCCGGCCCAAGCTGTACGGTTCGGGCACCAACGTGCGGGACTGGATCCACGTCGACGACCACAACAGCGCGGTGCGGCGCATCCTGGCCGACGGCCAGATCGGACGGACCTACCTCATCGGCGCCGAGGAGGAACGGGACAATCTGTCGGTGATGCGGGCGATCCTGCGCCTGATGGATCGAGACCCCGACGACTTCGACCACGTGGCCGACCGCGCCGGTCATGACCTGCGCTACGCCATCGACCCGTCGGCGCTCTACGACGAACTCGGCTGGGCGCCCAAACACACCGACTTCGAGGACGGGTTGCGGGCCACCATCGACTGGTATCGCGACAACGAAACGTGGTGGGGGCCGCTGAAAGACGCCACCGAAGCCAAGTACGAGGGGCGTGGCCAGTGA
- the rfbC gene encoding dTDP-4-dehydrorhamnose 3,5-epimerase, with product MKARELAVPGAWEITPRIHADARGAFFEWFTDAGFRDFSGHRLDLRQANCSISSSGVLRGLHFAQVPPSQAKYVTCVRGTVFDVVVDIRVGSPTFGRWDAVQLDDRDRRTIYLSEGLGHAFLALEDDSTVMYLCSAPYDPQREHTVNPLDPALGIEWPRLDGDPILSDRDCQAPTLAEAAAAGLLPTWAETVAFVEGLRRGR from the coding sequence GTGAAGGCGCGTGAGCTCGCCGTGCCGGGTGCCTGGGAGATCACCCCGCGGATACATGCCGACGCGCGCGGCGCGTTCTTCGAATGGTTCACCGACGCCGGATTCCGGGACTTCAGCGGGCACCGACTGGACCTGCGCCAGGCCAACTGCTCGATCTCGTCATCGGGTGTGCTGCGCGGCCTGCACTTCGCGCAGGTTCCGCCGAGCCAGGCCAAGTACGTCACCTGCGTGCGCGGCACGGTCTTCGACGTCGTGGTCGACATCCGGGTCGGCTCACCGACATTCGGGCGTTGGGACGCGGTTCAGCTCGACGACCGTGACCGCCGCACGATCTACCTCTCCGAGGGGCTCGGCCACGCTTTCCTTGCCCTCGAAGACGATTCGACGGTGATGTATCTGTGCTCGGCGCCGTACGATCCGCAGCGCGAGCACACCGTCAACCCGCTGGACCCCGCCTTGGGCATCGAATGGCCGCGCCTCGACGGCGATCCGATCTTGTCCGACCGCGACTGCCAGGCACCCACGCTCGCCGAAGCCGCGGCGGCCGGGCTGCTACCCACCTGGGCGGAGACCGTGGCGTTCGTCGAGGGCCTGCGGCGCGGGCGCTGA
- a CDS encoding MCE family protein gives MRVNRRVQIQLAIFTVVAVGAVALMTLHFMRLPATMFGVGQYTVTLELPKSGGLYETANVTYRGTKVGQVRSVRLSDSGVEAVLSLNSGIDIPSDLEAQVHSQSAVGESYVLLLPRNGSAPPLKNGDVIPLADTSVPPDINTLLAAANEGLHAIPRDNLKTVIDESYTAVGGLGPELSRLVKGTTTLAIDARENLEGLTTLIDQSRPVLDSQSDTSGAISAWAARLAAVTDELRDHDQAVAGVIDEGGPAAAQGRQLVDRLSPTLPTLMANLVSVGQVALDYQNDIEQLLVVFPQAVQADQAGILGNLNTKQDYKGQYLSFNLNLNLPPPCTTGFLPAQQQRVAALEDYPERPAGDLYCRVPQDSQFNVRGARNIPCETVPGKRAATVALCESDEDYVPLNDGFNWKGDPNATLSGQPVPQLPPPPKSPPPPVADVEYDPAAEAAVDKSWRDMLLPP, from the coding sequence ATGCGGGTGAATCGACGGGTTCAAATCCAGTTGGCCATCTTCACGGTGGTCGCGGTCGGCGCGGTCGCGTTGATGACGCTGCACTTCATGAGGCTGCCCGCCACCATGTTCGGTGTCGGCCAGTACACGGTGACGCTCGAACTACCGAAATCCGGTGGGCTCTACGAAACCGCCAACGTCACCTATCGGGGCACGAAAGTCGGCCAGGTGCGCTCGGTGCGGTTGTCCGACAGCGGTGTCGAAGCGGTGCTGTCGCTGAACTCGGGGATCGACATCCCGTCGGATCTCGAAGCGCAGGTGCACAGCCAGTCGGCGGTCGGCGAATCCTACGTACTCCTGTTGCCGCGCAACGGCTCCGCGCCGCCATTGAAGAACGGCGACGTGATTCCGTTGGCCGACACGTCCGTTCCCCCCGACATCAACACACTGCTCGCCGCCGCGAACGAGGGCCTGCACGCGATACCTCGGGACAACCTCAAGACCGTCATCGACGAGTCGTACACCGCTGTCGGCGGGCTCGGTCCCGAACTGTCTCGGCTTGTGAAGGGAACGACCACCCTAGCGATCGACGCCCGCGAGAACCTGGAGGGGCTGACAACGCTGATCGATCAATCCCGGCCGGTGCTGGACTCGCAGTCAGACACCTCCGGTGCGATCTCGGCGTGGGCGGCCCGGTTGGCCGCGGTGACCGACGAACTGCGTGACCACGACCAGGCGGTCGCGGGCGTGATAGACGAAGGCGGACCGGCGGCCGCCCAGGGACGCCAACTCGTGGACCGGCTGTCGCCAACGCTGCCGACCCTGATGGCCAACCTCGTCTCGGTGGGGCAGGTCGCGCTCGATTACCAGAACGACATCGAGCAGCTGCTCGTGGTGTTCCCGCAAGCCGTCCAAGCCGATCAGGCAGGCATTCTCGGCAACCTCAACACCAAGCAGGACTACAAGGGTCAGTACCTGAGCTTCAACCTGAACCTCAACCTGCCGCCGCCGTGCACCACCGGATTCCTGCCCGCCCAACAGCAGCGGGTTGCCGCGCTGGAGGACTATCCGGAGCGCCCCGCAGGCGATCTCTACTGCCGGGTGCCGCAGGATTCGCAGTTCAATGTGCGTGGCGCCCGCAACATTCCGTGTGAGACCGTGCCCGGCAAGCGCGCGGCCACCGTCGCGCTCTGCGAGAGCGACGAAGACTACGTGCCGCTCAACGACGGGTTCAACTGGAAGGGCGACCCGAATGCCACGCTTTCGGGCCAGCCCGTGCCGCAGCTGCCGCCGCCGCCCAAGAGCCCGCCACCCCCAGTGGCCGACGTCGAATATGACCCGGCGGCGGAAGCAGCTGTCGACAAGTCGTGGCGGGACATGCTGCTGCCGCCCTGA